A single window of Crassostrea angulata isolate pt1a10 chromosome 8, ASM2561291v2, whole genome shotgun sequence DNA harbors:
- the LOC128157828 gene encoding uncharacterized protein LOC128157828, translated as MDPEDSLQDVKRCDACKTAIVQSYCDICHVSLCKLCIGEHISDDYDNHKVVSFRHRKSTLIYPKCEKHPHKICELQCKDCKKFVCSSCMTSNQHKGHDFEEVLVVFKIKKEMVKNDLEEMEKSISPSYEESVLDLENQLANLSREYEKLTSEISEKGEQWHKEIDIVINKMKTHIIEIKLKHNDILQKYLDEIKKTQPLIKQTLLALKAIENSTEVSTVIEYSWEIGEFSKLPPRINVCLPELIQKPIDREQFYNFFREITPLSTDTKWDVLSQNNFVRKLLDEPELVATIQTGGVNLRSVTCLNEHTIITSGFANNIKCFNVKISLLETMKPKSDKIPNDIAVDRNAYLLYCDGSSGKVYQVKNGQPEEMVILQGWTPIKLCVTSTGDLLVTMFSIDRSKVVRYSGSTEKQTIQFDDEGNPLYSGNSQIKYITENRNHDICVADKAAGAVVVVNQDGKFKWRYIGQPFTTTDEPFKPFGITSDSQSHILTADGDNHCIHILDQDGQFLRYIDNCDLKNPYGLCVDNSDMLFACEQYKGTVKKINYLK; from the coding sequence ATGGATCCTGAGGACAGTCTCCAGGATGTAAAACGATGTGACGCCTGTAAAACAGCAATAGTACAGAGCTATTGTGACATTTGTCACGTCAGCCTATGCAAGCTTTGTATAGGTGAACATATTTCAGATGACTATGACAATCATAAAGTAGTCTCTTTTAGACATCGAAAATCAACCTTGATTTATCCGAAATGTGAAAAACATCCACACAAAATATGTGAACTGCAGTGCAAAGATTGCAAAAAGTTTGTTTGTTCTTCATGCATGACGTCTAACCAACACAAAGGGCATGACTTTGAAGAAGTTTTGGTAGTTTTTAAGATAAAGAAGGAAATGGTTAAAAATGATTTGGAAGAGatggaaaaatcaatttctccTTCCTATGAAGAAAGTGTACTTGACTTGGAAAATCAACTTGCCAACCTGAGCAGAGAATATGAGAAACTTACATCAGAAATATCAGAAAAAGGGGAGCAATGGCACAAAGAAATCGACATcgttataaacaaaatgaaaactcaCATTATTGAGATAAAACTGAAACACAACGACATTTTACAGAAATATTTGGATGAAATCAAAAAGACACAGCCTCTCATAAAGCAAACATTACTGGCATTAAAGGCGATCGAAAATTCTACTGAAGTTTCTACAGTTATTGAGTACAGTTGGGAAATCGGAGAGTTTAGCAAGCTTCCACCAAGGATAAACGTATGCCTCCCAGAACTCATTCAAAAACCTATAGATCGTGAGCAATTCTATAATTTCTTTCGAGAGATCACACCTTTATCAACTGACACAAAATGGGACGTGTTGTCACAAAACAATTTCGTCAGAAAACTACTGGATGAACCAGAACTTGTTGCAACAATACAGACCGGAGGTGTTAATCTACGCAGTGTAACCTGTCTAAATGAACACACGATAATAACGAGTGGATTTGCCAATAATATTAAATGCTTTAACGTCAAAATTTCACTTCTCGAAACAATGAAACCTAAATCGGATAAAATACCAAACGATATAGCTGTAGACAGAAATGCATATTTATTGTACTGTGATGGGTCATCAGGGAAAGTTTACCAGGTAAAGAATGGACAACCAGAGGAGATGGTTATATTACAGGGATGGACACCTATTAAACTGTGTGTCACATCTACTGGTGATCTCCTGGTTACCATGTTCAGTATTGATCGGTCAAAAGTTGTCCGTTACTCGGGATCTACAGAgaaacaaaccattcagtttgatGATGAAGGTAACCCTCTGTACTCAGGAAATTCTCAAATCAAATACATCACTGAAaacagaaaccatgacatctgtgtagctgacAAGGCGGCCGGTGCTGTAGTGGTGGTTAATCAAGACGGGAAATTCAAATGGAGATACATTGGTCAACCCTTTACTACCACGGACGAGCCATTTAAACCATTTGGTATTACATCAGATAGTCAGAGTCATATCCTGACAGCAGACGGTGACAACCATTGTATCCACATTCTGGATCAGGATGGACAATTTCTccgttacattgataactgtgatctAAAGAATCCTTACGGTTTGTGTGTTGACAATAGCGACATGCTGTTTGCCTGTGAGCAATACAAAGGCACTGTTAAGAAAATTAACTATTTGAAATAG
- the LOC128157830 gene encoding uncharacterized protein LOC128157830: MEYHIRWILSTLFIICYFILGNEAAYRSRRTTSYSMEPWMIAMIVVSCLSIIAVPVVIMICIKCGCCKVQQRAPHTRIIQNGGQQMYPPPPPYGYSNPADNSGNLGNQFNYAGTQGFSQPMQNNYGSPMGTYNTDGKY, from the exons ATGGAGTATCATATCCGATGGATTTTaagtactttgtttattattt GTTACTTTATACTGGGCAATGAAGCAGCATATAGATCCCGAAGAACAACATCCTACAGCAT ggAACCCTGGATGATTGCAATGATCGTAGTGAGCTGTCTGTCAATAATAGCTGTACCTGTGGTAATAATGATCTGTATTAAGTGTGGCTGCTGCAAAGTCCAGCAACGGGCACCTCATACACGAA TTATTCAAAATGGTGGACAACAGATGTATCCTCCCCCTCCTCCTTATGGATACAGTAACCCAGCCGACAATTCAGGAAATCTTGGGAACCAGTTTAATTATGCAGGGACTCAGGGGTTTTCTCAACCCATGCAAAACAACTATGGCTCTCCAATGGGAACATATAATACAGACGGAAAGTATTAA